CAGCAAAAGCGCATGAACCTACAATCGCCATGGCAACTAgtctatttacagtacagtacaatgtgGGCAATAGCACATCCCACTTCCTTTTTACTCCATAAACATGGATGAAAAATATACCTCATACCAAGCTAAGTAGTCACAGCCATTTCCATAGTGTTTCTTGAGTAAAAATGGCTTTACAAAAGACttctattacattttatgaaaacTAGTTGTATAACTTTCATTTTTACACAACTTCAGACTTTTATGCCACATGTCACGCAGCATACATTTTCTGCAAGGCCATTTCAAAAGTCTACCATGCCAGCAATATATTTGGAGAGCTCACAGACAGTAGCTAAACATTAGATGTACTGCTACTGAGATGTCTCGCCAACCCAGCCTCCACATCAAGTAGGCCAGGGGAGCACAACATGCTCTAacctgtaacttttttttttttttttttttgcaactttgcTCCTTCTTTACCGCCTTCTGTCCGTCCATCTTTCTATTTGTCCCTCCCCTCCTGCCATCTGGTGAGATCAGAAGAGTTACCTACAGACCATCTGTTGCATCCACCTGGAGAGACTTAAACACAAAACGCCTATtgtggacacatacacacacaaaaagaaataaagaggtACCCACTTCTTGTTAACTCACCCAGATTTCAGCCATGGAGGAATCCATCATACAACCTCAGTGCTAACTACATGTTAGTGATGGAAATGACTTCTGCTGAGCGCCTGGTGAACTCCAAAACACCAGAGCCAATAAGTGTATGTCCCAGTCCTTCTCTCCTGTGCCTGTGACTCTGACTGACTCTGtcatacacactcacaccgCGGCACATGCTCAAGTGTTTCTCGAAACTCTGGCTTTTGTTCCACTCTGTCTGGTCTGTGAAAATGACTTCAGTGGGGCTGAGTGCCTGCCCAAATTCCTCCCACTACAGGGTTCAGTTCACAAAGCTGCGCAGACTGAGCAGGACTGACAGCTAGGACAGCctctgggggtggggggaaaacccatacccatacacacacacacacacacacgcacgcacgcacacacacactgcagtccCATTTCTGTCTCTGGCACACATATGCCAGTGTAACTTTATCTATTGATGAAACCTATAGTAGAAATATCACTGTCACTCCTCCTCCCTCCGACTCTGAACAAACGTTTGTCTCCAACAGCAGTGATGGGACAAGTGTTGTGACTGACAGGCAACAAGTGCTACTGTGCTCTGGCATGTGGGATGGCTCCTTTAAATGCAGCAGACGGCAGGAAAGAGTGACAACTAACAGAGATAACTGAGGAAGCCGAGAAATGTTCCAgctaagtaaaaagaaatccgCAGCAATGATTGAACTTAATTAAAATATCGTGTATCATTTATTCAGACAGTCCttacataataaataaactggAAGAGACCGCTTTAACAACACAGCCTTAGATGCGCAGTGTACACTCTAGTGACATATGTCTTAAGTTTTTAAGTAGAAGAATGACATACATGGAAAGCTAGTCCAGCCAGAGCTATTaaaatacttaagtaaatacTGCAAGCCCACGTGGAGGTTGAACTGAACAACTCACTGGTTTATTATGTGTATATCACCTAGTCAGGAGATTGAACAACATAAAGGGTTCACTTCTGTTTCAGCAACCGGTATAAATCTGTGAGACTCCATCTCATTCGTCCGATCAGACTGTTAAACCGCTGCAGACAGCAACAACCTACCAGACGCCCTCGACGTGTCTGAAGGCCAAACAAAGCCTCCGAGGGGACTCTCCAAGCGCATGGAAATCCATTTGAAATGTGTGACAGGCAGAGCTGCTGAGCTGTGAAGCCCAATTCCccctgagcccccccccccttttcacAAATACATGAACTGCAATAAAATGTCTCGGATACATCACTGTAATGGAAATGTTATGATGAGTTTTAGGAAAACTATCAGGGCTAAAAGGTCATATACACATCATTCTGATGTCTGCAACCCAGTCCACCTCACAATTACTAGTCTCTATGTAAACCTGTCGGTCTTTATGGTAAAAGGCTATAATTTTTATGTTAACCAGACTCTGACTGAGCTCTGAAAGAAAACCATCCCTTTGCAGCATCCTTACAGGGAAAAGTTACTCCTCAAACCGTAGTTTGTAAGGCTTTCACTGGAATCTCCAATGGGACAATAGGTGGAAGTTGTTCAAGTTGTTGTAATTGAATATGTATTAACCTTATGATGTTACGAGGGCACTCACCCGCTGTCCTGTAGCTCCTCAGCAGGGCTCTGGACTGTTTGTGTCACTGCAGTTTCCTCAGCTGGGATCTCCACTGGTTTTTCCACTTGCTCCTCTGGAAGCTCACAAATCAGCTCCTTCTCCggttcttctgttgttgtctttgatgGTTCTGGTTCTTTATTCTCCGTTGGTTCTGGCAACTCCACTTCATATTTTGTTGGTTCAGGGAGCTCTTTTGTGCTTTTCGTTGGTTCCTGTAGCTTAGTTAGCTCCTTCTCTATTTCTGAGAAAGTCACTGGCTCCCTTTTTGGTTCTGAGAGCTCTTCTGGCagctcttcttctttcttggtTGGTTCTAAACGCTctactttctttgtttcttctgGGAACTCTactgtctgctgtgtttgttcTGGGAGCTCTATTATCTTTTTCAAAGGTTCAGGAAGATCCACTGGCTTCTTCACAAGATTCAGAGgtgggatctctgttttcttcgcTGCTGCTCGCTCCGGTGGTGCGATCTCCTCCAGTCTCAGAGGAGCAGCTATCTCCTCAGTCGGAGTAAGAAATTCTAGTTGGGGAGACTCCAGAGATGGGAGGGGTCTGGGAAAACAATGCAAAAGAAGAGGGAGTTTTAGTTTATAGCATATGCACAAGGAATGACTGACACATGACaaatgtgtgtccttgtgtgttgtGAGGAcgctttctgtgtgtgtgtgtgtgtgtgtgtgtgtgtgtgtgtgtgtgtgtgtgtgtgtgtgtgtgtgtgtgtggaagcactgtaggtgcatgtgtgtgtttatgctgttGTTTCATTGTGTTGAGCAGTGTGAGAAAAGGTTCATTCTTGCGCTGGAGAGTAGGGGCGATGTCACAGCTGATGTCATCctttgaatataaaaggctgCATTACTTCCACAAGACTTCAACCGGCACATTCATCTGACCCAAGCTCGAATCACAGACAAAGTGCAGCTCTGTGTTTACCTCCTCGTTCATATTCATTGTCCCGCTGCTCTCTGATATATCACTCTTGACAAGTCCTGTACATGGTGTTACTGGAatgccaaaataataataataataactgcaGCAATCTATGAAGAGGCCTACTAAACAACTGATATATTATCTGAACCTCACagttttacaacaaaaataaatattgacatttgtccaccacaagggaagtttggggtcccctgctggagctgctgcccccgcgacccgataccgcataagcggtcgaagatggatggatggatggatggacatttGTCCACCTTATTAATTCTTAATTATGTAGGTGTAGTTTTGATTGTTGTGGCTGGTGGCACAAACTACATATGTGCCTTTCCTTCTGTGTACTGGAGCAGACATGTAATGCTCACATGCTACTTTGTGTAACAGATTGAGGGGAAGCCCATGCTGACCTCCACAGACCTTTTTAGACATTAGTTACATGAACTTTAACTTTTCATTAACATAGTTTTATTAGCGTGAAGTCTCATGTGTACTTCTCTAATCTGGTTTCTTAAAGGGATATTATTTttctcacgcacgcacgcgcacgtacgcgtgcgcacacacacacacacacacacacacacacacacacacacacacacacacacacacacacttgtgtttaCCTTGATGTCTCTTGTTTACTCTGAGATTGGGATGCAGCTTCTTTTAGAGCTTGTATCCAGTTTGTATCTGGTTCTTGAGCTGGAAGTCCAGGAGCCGGACTCTCTGACACATCGGCAGCCTCCGTGTTCACAATCACTTGTTCAACAGAAGCTTTTTCAGGTGATATTCCTTCTCGGTGGGAATCGGCAACAATGAGGTTAACCGCGGTATCGTCTCGGGACTTTGACAAAGACACCTGATCATGTGGCTTCTCTGACTGGCTAGGGGCTGCAGGTGGAGTTGATGCACAATCATCCGGGCACTTTGACAAAACAACAGATGGGCCTGTGGTAATAGGACTGGTTTTATCTTTTATATCATTGTCATTTTCTGTTGCCTTAGAAAGACCAGTTGGATTTATGACCTTCTGTTTAGTcattgctttattgtttaatgCTTTTATCTCACTTTGTCCTTTCCCCTGGCTGCTAGCTTCCCCTTCTTCCAAAGGTGCTTTATCTGCCTTTGTGATCTCCTCTACATCAGGGCCTTTTATGGGTGTTTGTACTACCGGGCTGCTTTGTGTGGTTGAGGTTTTATTGAAGCTTTGTAGCTTGAGAGGCCTGCACACTGTATCCTGAATTTCACACTCCTCAGTTTGACTACTGTTGCTTTTCACAGCCGTGGCAGCACTGAAATCATTTTCCACAGTTTCGGGTTGCCCAACCAGAGTACTGAATATCTTTGTGTGAATTTCTTCAGCCTGGTTTGTACTTGGAGTAACTGCCAAATGATTGGCATGACTATCTCTGCTGACCTTTGAGGAAACAGAGATCTGGGAAGGTGAAGTCTCATGTTCCTGTGATGCAAACTCAAAAGATACAGCAGTGTTCTTCAAGGTCTCAGGATTTCCATGTTGGTCTTGACAGGCGGCTGATAGATTGCCTTTTTCATGGCTTTTACCAACCGGATCATTCACAAATTCAGTGTCTGTAATTGACCCAACTACCCCTAAGGCAGGGCTTTTATTCTCATCCAACCACTGTCTTGTCTCATCTACATAACAGCCAGTTGTTACACTCCCTATTTCAGCCAGGGCATTTCTCTCAGCAACCCTTCTACTCTTATTTAAATCACTGGCAAGGTGAAACCGCCCTGCTTGTTTTCCCTCTCCATCACCGATCACTCGTACGTTGCCACTGCTGTCATCCCCTGTCAACTCATCACTCCCCACAGAGCCGTCTGTGCCCTCTGCTACCCCTTTCACACTTGGAACCAGTGCTTGGGTCTGCCTGACCTGACTGTTGGTCTTTTCTCCCCCCTCTAGACAGCCATCTGACAATTCCTGTGTGGGATGTCTGGATCCCAGACACTGTAGGTAGTACAGACACCGCTGCTGTTGCTCCTGTTGCTGAGCAAAATAGTTGGGCTCTGGTGTGGACTGTGACTGGCCAAGACCTGCATTCAAATCTGGTGCTATGTCCTTGTCGGAGCTGCTTTCCAGTGTTGCTGTCAGAGTTTGGCGCAAACTCTGGTCATAAACAGTTTGAGGGTAACTACCAGAATCTACCTCAGCATTAAACATGTcctgagaggagaaagaagtCTTGCTTTGTCTTTCAGATGCAATGCCACTCTTCCTTTCTACTTCCTCCTTTATATCACTTATTGGTGATTCAGTCTTGTACGctttatgtttatgttgtggCTGCAGGTCTCCAATTTCCTCTCCAGCCTCTTTATCTCTCCCATTACTCTGTTGTGgtgctgtgtctgtctttccttTCTGCATCTTACTGCTGTCTGCTGTTTCCCTTTGATTATCCATTGTTGCTtcttcaacttttttcttttcctctgcaaACACCGTGGATGTCTCATCTCCCATTTTCTCTGTCATGTTGTCTTGTTTAATTCCATCATAATCCTTAATGGATGCTTCACAAATAACAGGTTTGATGCCAACAGGGCGTGGCTCAGAGTGGGATAGAGAAATTACATTATCAGACCCACCTTTTACCAGTACACCCACTGCACCAGGGGGGTGAGGAGGAGACAGATTTTCCTCTTGTGAAAACGGAACATTTAAATTGTTAAGGACTGAAAACTCAAATTCAACGACAGTCTCCTTAACGTCATTTCTATCCTCCAGTTTTGGACAAGTCTTATCTGCTTTGATGTTGACATCACTGTACTCCAGATCATGTGCTAAAGACATTTGTGTAATTTCTCTGCTCTTGTTGCCATCCACCTCTCCAGAGACTTTGGTGCGGTCACAATCAGCGCTGGCGTAATCGGTCTGCACAGGAAGAGAGATATCACAGTCTGCAATGAACTCCAAGTGACTCAACATTGGACCAGGAGGCCGCAGCACAAAAGAAGAATTACCGGCAAACTGCTCGATAACAGGAATTGACTGGTCAGAGGCTGTCACTTCTGAAGTCGCAGATTCATCCTTTGTCAGAATAGCAGAGCAAATTATGGGCTCCGACCCCTCACTGGCTTTCATGGGATCTGTAGTAACCAGTTCACGAGGAGGTGTTTGATCTAATTGGGTGGGAGGCTGAGAACTGGGGTGACAAGGCTTTGTCTGAAGAGAGTCTGTGCAGATCACAGTTTCGGCTGTTGAACTGGGGTCAAGGTCCGTAGAGAGCTGACCAACAGGTAACTCAGTGGAGACATTACTTAAAGGCGTGCAGGTAACATCATCAGCTGGAAGCACAGAACATGAGGAGAGAGGATGTAGGTTACCTTCAGCAGCATCCGATATTAAAGGGGACTCCTGGGGCTGGCCAGCCTTGACTAAGGCTTTAGACGAATCATGTAACTTATCTATCTCTTTCTCAGTTGACAAACACAGGGTTACACCCTCCTTCTCTGTTTCTGCCTCTATTTGCTTTGTCACCTTTGCTGACACCTGTTCAACTGTTGGATGATCAGCCTCAGAGTCTGCACTTTCTGCCGTTTGTATAACGTCACCAGCCTGATTCTTCTCAGTAGGACATGGAAGCTGTTTTGAGCAGGCCTCAGTCGCTGACTGTAAATCCACTGTGTTAGTCTCCAAGTTGTTGTCACCTGACTGATCTATGTTACTGTTCTCCTTGATATCTTTTGTCCCCATATTTCCTTTATTCAACTGGACATTGTTCTGTGGCTTCGGGGAGTCGGCTGAGCTCCGTATTGCTAATTCATCCTTAGCAGGAGTTGTATCTGCGGGGATTTCTGGCTGTTTCAAGCTGAGAAATTCTGGGAAGATGTAGCTGGCCTCAACCACAGGATGGTGCAAACTCTCATGTACAGTCAGCGGAGGCAAAGAGGCGCAGTCCATCGCTGACACCGACATGTTCCTGAGATCCACAGAGTAACTGCTTTCTTGTTTCACAGTGTCCGCAAAGTGAACTCTGTTGTTGCTTCTGCTTCTGTTACATACGTACACATCCACTCCAGACATAGCACCACTATTGCTCTGTTTCTGGACTTGAAACTCTGCGTCTGCACTTACGGCTGTGCTGGTTTCTGTTGTGCTACTTTTAGGCTGGACCTGTTGAATGTTGCTCGCTTGTCGCTCGACTGAGGTTTGTTGAGAAGTAGTCAGTAGCTGTGGTGAGATTAAAGACAGCAAGATTTGACCgttatttctctctgtctctgggaGGGATGATTCCCCACAAATATGTCCCAAAGACAATGCTTCTTCTGAAATTAAATTCTGTTTGAGATCAGCCCTTACCCCTTTGTTTGTCTTGCTGGAGCTCTGTTCACGGTTAGTGGGGAGAGGTGAGATGGCTGCGCCATGCTGTTCTTGGCAGGGTTGAGATAGACGGTCCTGTTCAGTGCAGATGCTCTCAGGGATGGTAGCAATCGGCTCAGTCCAGCTCTGTGACTTCAGCTGTGACTCTGCAACATCGGTGGGCGGACGCGTCTCTGTCGCGGCTGATGACACCCCACTAGCTGAGCCTTCTGGCTGGCTGAATGAACTGTGCTCAGCAGCCAGCCGTCCTTTCTCTCCCACCTCCCCTTCTCCTCCCCCTCGTCCTGCTTCCTCCAATCCCACAGCACTGTAATCCTGACAATCAGGACTAGTGAGTAACCCAAAGGGAGAAGTATTGATACAGGCTTCTAACCGGAGTGGctccttttctttgtctccctcttCAGCTGGTGAGACCCCGGTGTCTGCACTGCGAAGGCTTGTTTCTCCCGGTCCCTTCATTTCTGTCTCAGCAGAGTTGTGTGGcattttgctgctgcagcttTCCTCAGATGAAGCCTGTCCCTTTTTGGCTAAAAATGCAATTGAGCATTTTCCCTGTGAACAGATTAATGCAAGCGGAGGAAGGCTGTCCAGGAgtccttctttctctttgtctgcaGAGCTGAGGCACTTTCCTGTACCCCCTAAATCTTTCTCTCCAACTGCTTTCTCACTCTCTGCGACTGCTACAGCAGCTACTCTCTCCAATGATTCACGCCTCgtgctttctccctctcccttgcTTTCTATCAGTTCTGGCATCGTGGGTGTTGCCAGTGGCAACGCAGCAACCACCACTAAAGGCTCTTCAAGGGCACTATCCACGCTGCTCTCTCCCACACATGTCCAGCTGTTGGAGAGTGGGCTGGGATTCTCCTGTGTGAGTATCACTGCTTCTGAGGTAACTATAGTTAactcatgtgtttgtgcatctgaTCTCTTATCAGCAGAGGCAGCTGGATTGATAACTGTAGTTTGGACATGTGTCATGCTTGTTTGTTGGTTATCTGTAACACCTCCGGTTACATGTTGCTTCGGCTGTGGGATTTCATCTGATCTTTGATTTATGCGACGTGGGGCATCTATAGGGTTGTGGTTATCTGACAGATGAGGCCTCTGTGAAAGAGCCTGGTTGGACGCAGGTGAACAGGCAGTAAGATGATCCTGCCTGCTATGAGAGGATGATAGTGGGGGGCTGGGGCCGGGCTTTCCCCCGGGACTCAGCTGTTGCTTTGAGGCAAACCCATTATCAGGCTGTTCCCCACAAATCACAGCCAGAGCTGCCAGTGACACCAATTCTGCATTTTCTGTTGAATCTATATGATTTCCTGCATTTATGAGAGACACAGCCTGTAATTCATTTTCAGGTTGTACTACTGCCATTGCCTTTTGTCCAGTCTCTGTGTTCTTCTCttctatctttttctttctcctttgtttctttttgtctttcttctttgaCGTTTTGTCCTGCCCGGCGTGTTTGGCACATGGAGAACTCGTCATGTCTGACAATGCATCTTTATCCTTTAAATGAAGAGTACTGCACTCTGATGTCTCATCAACTGATTGATCTTTCTTTCCCGTTTTAACTATACAAACGGTAATACTGGACTCGTCacgcttttctttctttatgtctACAATCTCTGTTATTGCCTCTGTGTCTTTCTGCCTAATTAGTGCATTACAATCTAGAGTGCCATTTTCCTCGATGCCTGCTTTAGAATCGACATGTTCCTCTCTGGAACTGTTTCTCACGTCAGAAAATGCTACTTCTTCTTGAGTTTCCTTAAATaaatctgttgttgtttctaattgtgtatgtgtgtgtctttccttCTGCTCATttatctctgtttctttttctgcctttttttcacACTCCGTCCCTGCTGCACCGGCACTATTCTCAGTACCCAGTATGTAATTCCTAAAACTAAACACAACTGTATCTTTCTGACTGCTTTCTACTTCACTGTTTCCATGTGTACCCTTGTTTCCATGGCCCCCGTTGCTATGTCCCGGCTGGACTGTGATTGGAGGCAGTGAAGATGAGTCATTGAATTTATTAACCATCCCTTCTCCAGTTTTCTTGCCTACATCATTAACCTTCCCAGGCGTGATGCTGGGGGAGCCTGTGGGATTAAGTATGCCCAGTGAGGCCATTTGTTCTTCACATTCCTGGATGGCCTGTTTGAGTTCCCGATCTAGGAGCACAGATAGGGAAGGCGTCGAGGGTCGGACACCCGTGTCAGGTGTGGCAGTGGGCCGAGGTGAAGGCTGAGCATCTGTGAGAACTGGGTTGCTGTCATGAGGCCTGAGACGAGGGTAAGGTGACACAGTTAAGAGTCTGGCAGGCAGACAGCTGGTCATTCCAAAATGCCACGAAACGCTGCTATTGGCAGAGCAGAAGCCCATGCTCAGACATTGCACTCAAtaagcacacacaacacacaactgtACTCATAATGCCTAGGCTGAGATGTATATTCTCTTACAAGAAATAATATCAGCTCTGTTTGTAAGCATATGGTTGTTAATGAACATGCAGGTCTGTTCATACACACCAAAACAGGATTTCTTCAGGCATTACGCTAGGTAGCTACTATACCATTTCCTAAGCCTAGCCTGAATTTCTAATTGTGCCAAAAGCTTAATAATgaatttttattcaaatatttaattggTTAATTATTTGTTGGAGCATTGCCTATATTTTTAATGCTAACCTTTAAAGTAGGAACCTAGTACAAGCAGCATGAATGTAACAATCCTACTAGTAGCAACTACTAATTATTGCAGTAGCATCCATATGCTGTACAATGGAAAGCACTATGAACGTCTTAGGCTGCTGTGAACTGTCATTGTGTATACTAAGCAATACTGTCTGTTCCATCATCCTGACCAGTGCAATGAATACTATATCAAATAATTCAAAAcccaaaaaatgtataaagagtATAGTAATGAGTGATTGTAATAAACCATGTCACCAGATAAACAACATTACATATCCATGCTCATGCACCAAAAATCCTGTCTCATAACGTACTATATTAGAAGAGATCAAAGCAGAGGCATTGCTCTACAAAGCACTTCATGAAGTACACATCTAGCTTGATAGTGTGAGTGCTTGCTTTAACGCCTTTAACTAACAGGCTAGCTTTGTGCCATTCAGTTGTAATTGCTGAGTCATTGCTAAACCATTAGCCAGCAGTACAGAATAATGCTGCAGGATCTTAGTCTTTAAGCCTCACAGAGTGTATAGATCCAACATCATTTATTTAGTATGTATTACTTATGTCATCAGCTGGTTTCTTGAAATCTGCTCATCATGTTAAGATgtacaataaatacatgaagTGAGAAATAACCTCAATAAAGCGTCCATGGATGTGATTGGTTAACACAGTCTCCCCATAAAGACTGACATTTCCATGTAAACACGACCTCTGCACTGACAACATGTTTCTCACTCACCTCACCAACTGCTCTCAAGCCTGTATCTAATTCACCTGGCACTCCCTACTAAAGGGTGGAGCAGCAAAAtagattaaactgttttcaGCTGGAAGGTTTTGCTATGAAACATGCTGTTGCCTGCCTTCTCTACAGTACCTGAGGTGGAATGGAGGTGCTTCTCACAGTATTGCATTTTAAGACTGCGCGTGTCCTCTTACTCTGCAGGGTTTAGCTTAAAAAGCGGGAACTTTATTTCTGCAGTTTGAGAATTTGATATACACAGTAAAAGTTTGCAAAGTACTTACCTTGGTAACAATTTACAATATAGTACACACAAATGTAAGCAGTTACAAATACTGAGAATTAATGAATTGTTAATGAGTAGTTCCTGAATAACTCTGATTTGAGGACTATAAagaatgtaatgtttatttacTGGCGAACAGACAGGGATATactttaattattataattagttTATAAATTAATTGGAATAACGACCATTTTCTGTGTTCCTGATTAACTATGAAGTAACCTCTGAGGAGCTCACACTAGTAACAACTGATTCCTAGTTACTCTTTTTGTGCACCCCCAAGTGGTACATCATATGGAATGGTTACTAAGTAGTTTCTCATAactttatgattttatttttatttattttttgtgttccCCTTATTTTTACGCATTGACATCAAGCTGGAAATTCTGGCATTTTTAGCACATGTATAAAAATGCGTTTTCTTAACTGCACTGTCCCCTTCTTAAATAAcctaaattgaattaaaacaaaaataagtataCTACTGCAATGAGTCAGCTTGTCAGAATACACTGAAGCCTCAAACAAATTAGTGCAATCAACTCCAGCTCTCAGACAAAAGCAGAATGCAAGGCAACACTAGAAACAGAACATTAAGTCAGTCTGCATATAATTCACCaaagcataaataaaaacaacctcAACTCAAGCAAAGTCCGCTAAGACAGGCAGCACCCAAACAGGCGATATCCATAACACTCCAAAATGAGTTTgaaacattcaaacactgtgTTATCCTTTGTTCCACTAAATGCTCAATA
This portion of the Etheostoma cragini isolate CJK2018 chromosome 17, CSU_Ecrag_1.0, whole genome shotgun sequence genome encodes:
- the tacc2 gene encoding uncharacterized protein tacc2 isoform X12, which produces MQFCRKVLCKPCSARVTSPEEDMEYKMGSCIGISHRQAEAHAESLTRRDNRALLTEASTSQQSLLSQPVLPDIPVLTGEEESGGAAQDQEELEFPHDLLPSLDFSSELNIWESSLGAQTSSGTRKCKQVDPLLVGPHHHTEVSRSSLVLNERPHDSNPVLTDAQPSPRPTATPDTGVRPSTPSLSVLLDRELKQAIQECEEQMASLGILNPTGSPSITPGKVNDVGKKTGEGMVNKFNDSSSLPPITVQPGHSNGGHGNKGTHGNSEVESSQKDTVVFSFRNYILGTENSAGAAGTECEKKAEKETEINEQKERHTHTQLETTTDLFKETQEEVAFSDVRNSSREEHVDSKAGIEENGTLDCNALIRQKDTEAITEIVDIKKEKRDESSITVCIVKTGKKDQSVDETSECSTLHLKDKDALSDMTSSPCAKHAGQDKTSKKKDKKKQRRKKKIEEKNTETGQKAMAVVQPENELQAVSLINAGNHIDSTENAELVSLAALAVICGEQPDNGFASKQQLSPGGKPGPSPPLSSSHSRQDHLTACSPASNQALSQRPHLSDNHNPIDAPRRINQRSDEIPQPKQHVTGGVTDNQQTSMTHVQTTVINPAASADKRSDAQTHELTIVTSEAVILTQENPSPLSNSWTCVGESSVDSALEEPLVVVAALPLATPTMPELIESKGEGESTRRESLERVAAVAVAESEKAVGEKDLGGTGKCLSSADKEKEGLLDSLPPLALICSQGKCSIAFLAKKGQASSEESCSSKMPHNSAETEMKGPGETSLRSADTGVSPAEEGDKEKEPLRLEACINTSPFGLLTSPDCQDYSAVGLEEAGRGGGEGEVGEKGRLAAEHSSFSQPEGSASGVSSAATETRPPTDVAESQLKSQSWTEPIATIPESICTEQDRLSQPCQEQHGAAISPLPTNREQSSSKTNKGVRADLKQNLISEEALSLGHICGESSLPETERNNGQILLSLISPQLLTTSQQTSVERQASNIQQVQPKSSTTETSTAVSADAEFQVQKQSNSGAMSGVDVYVCNRSRSNNRVHFADTVKQESSYSVDLRNMSVSAMDCASLPPLTVHESLHHPVVEASYIFPEFLSLKQPEIPADTTPAKDELAIRSSADSPKPQNNVQLNKGNMGTKDIKENSNIDQSGDNNLETNTVDLQSATEACSKQLPCPTEKNQAGDVIQTAESADSEADHPTVEQVSAKVTKQIEAETEKEGVTLCLSTEKEIDKLHDSSKALVKAGQPQESPLISDAAEGNLHPLSSCSVLPADDVTCTPLSNVSTELPVGQLSTDLDPSSTAETVICTDSLQTKPCHPSSQPPTQLDQTPPRELVTTDPMKASEGSEPIICSAILTKDESATSEVTASDQSIPVIEQFAGNSSFVLRPPGPMLSHLEFIADCDISLPVQTDYASADCDRTKVSGEVDGNKSREITQMSLAHDLEYSDVNIKADKTCPKLEDRNDVKETVVEFEFSVLNNLNVPFSQEENLSPPHPPGAVGVLVKGGSDNVISLSHSEPRPVGIKPVICEASIKDYDGIKQDNMTEKMGDETSTVFAEEKKKVEEATMDNQRETADSSKMQKGKTDTAPQQSNGRDKEAGEEIGDLQPQHKHKAYKTESPISDIKEEVERKSGIASERQSKTSFSSQDMFNAEVDSGSYPQTVYDQSLRQTLTATLESSSDKDIAPDLNAGLGQSQSTPEPNYFAQQQEQQQRCLYYLQCLGSRHPTQELSDGCLEGGEKTNSQVRQTQALVPSVKGVAEGTDGSVGSDELTGDDSSGNVRVIGDGEGKQAGRFHLASDLNKSRRVAERNALAEIGSVTTGCYVDETRQWLDENKSPALGVVGSITDTEFVNDPVGKSHEKGNLSAACQDQHGNPETLKNTAVSFEFASQEHETSPSQISVSSKVSRDSHANHLAVTPSTNQAEEIHTKIFSTLVGQPETVENDFSAATAVKSNSSQTEECEIQDTVCRPLKLQSFNKTSTTQSSPVVQTPIKGPDVEEITKADKAPLEEGEASSQGKGQSEIKALNNKAMTKQKVINPTGLSKATENDNDIKDKTSPITTGPSVVLSKCPDDCASTPPAAPSQSEKPHDQVSLSKSRDDTAVNLIVADSHREGISPEKASVEQVIVNTEAADVSESPAPGLPAQEPDTNWIQALKEAASQSQSKQETSRPLPSLESPQLEFLTPTEEIAAPLRLEEIAPPERAAAKKTEIPPLNLVKKPVDLPEPLKKIIELPEQTQQTVEFPEETKKVERLEPTKKEEELPEELSEPKREPVTFSEIEKELTKLQEPTKSTKELPEPTKYEVELPEPTENKEPEPSKTTTEEPEKELICELPEEQVEKPVEIPAEETAVTQTVQSPAEELQDSGSSDSDGGFETPESTTPVKTFSPINPPTQQLTSDEKVADTSVSDPASELTSAEAPCRSPSIVFDENKPIAASGQYNIEVVGDSTSHTLTRSLSFQGGELDSAGLFDGSTVGGFRPHSESFSVGTGSAPGTLHRPKKVRPGSVKKKPLLRQSSNPDSPKPASSSSTPEIKKRAKPQSASPLQPQEEAEGGSATPSPGGTLRRSRKSRVETPPPLPEETNHTSQDESPVIPALPLCQEETPLPGSPKGLDESPIPPSTSYKWDPDNFENINPFKTGGSKIANSPVLGRKGPVCAPIVTPPESPSVSAVEPCTPAPLEEPITNPEEQPIIPKCQSVRLEFDYSEEGSEASHQASPPTKKVGKKPGKMPLRKPRLGLKKAPPVQTEQLDNYPSATHNGNEEEVPATAVSYKFEPDKWDDPNFNPFTSKKSISNSPKLSRPSYSFDTNNFDDSVDPFKSSNKMANSPPKASASFELSSNDYDNENDTDNIGELEDQNQNKPSKKKKTPIKSKSRGVSSLCCLFNTFRVKRSPKKSPTSDPSQDLTPADEAPSLHPQDDHATDEEKLASSTSHKWAALPDMDADLNCDQQDFPQPCDLTSFVNENSLPHPVQDYEIEYMEKIGSASPPLSVKKPSLYLKLDSVSDNLTKNTCDHGSEPSSPCTGSFEEMEAQITAGIKTPVLSSRSGPEGSAGDKGRKRESEALSRTQSAERDEQPPSQGPVEAPAPVLAMPPLDRLSECDDLLQYLEPDLAETNPTAFAQKLQEELVLAALRIEALQVAKNISQCPSLSTVNPQSRLKKPSSRRWNINGSPLLKHRDVSSPVESGVSMNSLYTRTTTSYIEGESPHLPRDLDHSLGIAREEIVTKEKEVMEWQRKYEDSRQEVVEMRRIVAEYEKTIAQMIGMPEDDQKEKSLSHHTIQQLIMEKDQALSDLNSVEKSLADLFRRYEKMKDVLEGFRKNEEVLKKCAQEYLSRVRKEEQRYQALKIHAEEKLDRANADIAHVRAKAMQEQAAHQASLRKEQMKVDSLERTLEQKNKEIEELTKICDELIAKMGRS